A stretch of DNA from Catenulispora acidiphila DSM 44928:
ACCGTCTCGGTCGCGGCTTCCGACGACGGCTGCAGGCGCAGCCGCAGATGCGTGCCCTCGACCCAGTAGTTGATGAAGAACCAGCTGGAGAGCAAGCCGTCCTGGCGCAGTCCGGCGATCAGAGGCCTGATGGACTCGGTGAGCATGGACAGCCGGACCGCGCCGTAGAAGATGTGGACGGCCTGCCACGGCCCGGGTTCGGACGGCGCGTCCGGGGCGGTCGCCGGCTCGGCGGCGAGCGTGGTCATGGGGTGCCTCCGGTGAGGGTCGGGTGCGTGCGGCGGATCGTCGTCTCGACGGCCAACTCGGCGACGTGGTGGCCTGGAAGGTGGGGAAGGCGCGGAAGGTGCGGCGCGGCGGAGGTGACCGTGAGCTGGTCCGCGGTCGGGGACATCTCCTCCAGGCAGAAGCCGCCGTCCTTGACCGCCGCGTCGAGCAGGCCCAGGCACACGGCGCTGGTGAAGTCGACCAGAGCCGGCTTGGCGCGCTGCCCTTCGGCGTCGTAGCGCGCGAAGACCTGATCGGGCAGGGAATGCGTGCGCTGCCAACGGCGCCAGGTGAGCAGCCGTTCGGCGGTGTCGGCACCGGGACGGTGGACCGGGAGCGCGGAGGCGGGGAACGTCCACTGCCGGCGCGCGATGACCACTGTCCCGAGCCGGACTCGGGGTCGGGTCGTGACGCCTTCGGGCGTCTCGGTACTCGGCACTCCGTCCCACACGTTGAGCCGCGCCAGCGACGACGGCGAGAACAGCAACAGGAAGCGGGCGATCGCCGGGAGCACCATCGGCAGCAGATAGCCGAGGTAGACCGGGACGACTTCGCGACCCAGGCGCCGGGACCGCAGCATCAGACGGTCGGTGTCCGCGTCGTGCTCCAGATAGAGGTCGTCCATCGCAAGCTGCGCCTCCGGCGGCAGCGAGGAGCGCTCGTCCGGGCAGATGATCTGGTAGTCGGTGAGCCGGCCGTGCAGGTTCAGGTTGGTCCCGACGATGCCGCCGGCCACCTCGGCCAGTACCGCGCCGTCCGGGGCGACGGCCTGCGAGGTCTGGCGCAGCCCGCCGGAGAGCCCTTCGGCGCCGACGTCCTCGAAACAGTGCGAGAAGCGGGAGAACGGGAAGTGCAGCCCGCCGAAAGAGCGGTTCAGCGCGGCGATCGGACCGTTGTCGGTCCGGCCGACCTGAAGGAAGTGCGCTTCCGGACGGAACCGGGAGGTGAACGGTGCGATCCGGGCGGCGAGGTCAGCCAGGACCGCCTCGGACAGGACGACTTCGTCCCCTGCTTCGCTATCGCCTGCCTCGCCTTCTTCGCCCCGCTGACTGATGTCGCGCATGTGCTCGGCGAACTCCGAGCGGACCGCGTCCAGGACGGCGAATTCGGGCTGTCGCAACCAGTTCTCGTACGGTAGGTAGCTGCCGTTCTCGTCGAAGGAGCGGCGCTCCTGCGTCAGTCGCACGTACTGGTCGTAGATGTCCTCGTGGAAGTCGCGGACGAATCCCGGGACGTCGTCGCAGCGCCCGCCGACGCCGTAGCGCGCCAGGAAGAAGCCACGCAGCACCAGCCGGTGTGTCAGGACCATGTCGAACAGCGGCAGGATCTCGCTCAGTGCGCGCAGCGGCTCGGCGAAGCTGTCCATCCATTCCGAGCGGTCGTACGTCGCCGGAGCTTGACCTGCGCGGACGTCCTCGTAGACCAGCGTCCTGGGCAGCGTGGTCTCCGAGGCTCCCAGCGCCTCGTGGACCTCTTCGAACCCGGCGCGGATCCGCTGAAGGATCTCGCGCCTGGTCGCCAGATCGGCGTTGGCGAAGCCGTCCAGCTGCGCCGCGATGCCTCGCAGCCGTGCGGACAGCTCGGCGGCCCACGCGCGATCCAGCGTCAGCAGCCGATCAGCCAGGTCGCGCAGCGGATCGCGGTGGTGGATGTCGATCCGCAGCGCCGGGACGCGCAGCAGCCCGAGTTGCATGAGGCGGCGCGCGTAGGCGTCGCAGTCCTCGACCGGCGCGTTCACCGCCGTGCTCAGCCTGCTGATGAACTCCGCGTAGCGCAGGTCCGGCTCGTCGGCCAGGACGTCCAGGATACCCTGGAGCGCCGCGCCGTGGCGCAGGAAGAACAGGTCGTCGTGGACGATGTCGAAGCTGACCGCCGCGTCGTCGTCGCCGCGGATGGTCGTGTGGCGCATGTAGCGCAGGCGGTCTTCCTCGGCGTACCAGCCGGCGGTCAGCGTGACCGGGAGGTCGGCGCGCACCGTGTCGTCGGCGGCGATCAGGTCGGCGAGCCGAGCCAGCACGGCGACGTTGATCCGCGGGTGGTCGGTCCAGTCCGCCGCGACGGCGAGCGAACCGGCGGCTGGACCGGCTGGATCAGCTGACCCGGCTGACCCGGCCGCGCCGGGCGTATCAGTGAACTCACCCAGCGCCACGCCGGTGAAGCTGCTGAACGGACTGGTCTTCCCGGCGACCTTGTAGAGGTACTCGACCAGAGCGCGCTGCGTGCGCCGATCGCGCTTGCCGAGTTCGCC
This window harbors:
- a CDS encoding lantibiotic dehydratase, whose protein sequence is MTVTLPVATTPAQDIGSWELGRRFMLRVAGLPFTALETLRSPASIAWADAILADERRLAESGAALSDLLHEAISDNEDETDRRALLTIRRQVFNAKPVKDPQAALYLPMPDATRDALASWLRDHCAWQQRLAQGPGILRAEEAGVRETLRQLAVEPRLRQGLLLASPSLDAALDGFLAKPPGELGKRDRRTQRALVEYLYKVAGKTSPFSSFTGVALGEFTDTPGAAGSAGSADPAGPAAGSLAVAADWTDHPRINVAVLARLADLIAADDTVRADLPVTLTAGWYAEEDRLRYMRHTTIRGDDDAAVSFDIVHDDLFFLRHGAALQGILDVLADEPDLRYAEFISRLSTAVNAPVEDCDAYARRLMQLGLLRVPALRIDIHHRDPLRDLADRLLTLDRAWAAELSARLRGIAAQLDGFANADLATRREILQRIRAGFEEVHEALGASETTLPRTLVYEDVRAGQAPATYDRSEWMDSFAEPLRALSEILPLFDMVLTHRLVLRGFFLARYGVGGRCDDVPGFVRDFHEDIYDQYVRLTQERRSFDENGSYLPYENWLRQPEFAVLDAVRSEFAEHMRDISQRGEEGEAGDSEAGDEVVLSEAVLADLAARIAPFTSRFRPEAHFLQVGRTDNGPIAALNRSFGGLHFPFSRFSHCFEDVGAEGLSGGLRQTSQAVAPDGAVLAEVAGGIVGTNLNLHGRLTDYQIICPDERSSLPPEAQLAMDDLYLEHDADTDRLMLRSRRLGREVVPVYLGYLLPMVLPAIARFLLLFSPSSLARLNVWDGVPSTETPEGVTTRPRVRLGTVVIARRQWTFPASALPVHRPGADTAERLLTWRRWQRTHSLPDQVFARYDAEGQRAKPALVDFTSAVCLGLLDAAVKDGGFCLEEMSPTADQLTVTSAAPHLPRLPHLPGHHVAELAVETTIRRTHPTLTGGTP